A window of the Cellvibrio sp. pealriver genome harbors these coding sequences:
- a CDS encoding response regulator: MLNVGLVDDQQLVRQGISGLLAISGNAQVSWEARNGEEALAFITQQPVDVLLADIRMPVMDGISLVKHLRARSNNTPILMLTTFDDADLFAQSIKAGANGFLLKDVSLEKLVSSLQLVSDGSTFLAEPDMLREFQQKKSTLDLSEREKQILRLLVNGRSNKEIAKTIFLAEGTVRNHVSNILAKLDCRDRTQAVLKAISENLA, translated from the coding sequence ATGCTTAATGTAGGTTTGGTTGATGACCAACAGTTGGTGCGGCAGGGGATTTCCGGATTGCTGGCAATTTCCGGCAATGCGCAAGTCAGTTGGGAGGCGCGCAACGGCGAAGAAGCGCTGGCGTTTATCACTCAACAGCCTGTCGATGTGCTGCTCGCCGATATTCGTATGCCGGTGATGGATGGCATCAGCCTGGTGAAGCACCTGCGCGCACGCAGCAATAACACACCCATTTTGATGCTCACAACATTTGACGATGCGGATTTATTTGCGCAGAGCATAAAAGCAGGCGCTAACGGATTTTTATTAAAAGATGTGTCGCTGGAAAAACTCGTCAGCAGTTTGCAACTGGTGTCTGACGGTTCGACATTTTTGGCCGAGCCCGATATGTTGCGCGAATTCCAGCAAAAAAAATCGACATTGGATTTATCGGAACGGGAAAAACAAATTTTGCGCTTGTTGGTTAATGGCCGGTCCAATAAAGAAATTGCAAAAACGATTTTTCTGGCGGAAGGCACAGTGCGCAATCACGTATCCAATATCCTCGCCAAACTCGACTGCCGCGACCGCACCCAGGCGGTACTCAAAGCCATCAGCGAAAATCTGGCGTAA
- a CDS encoding aldehyde dehydrogenase (NADP(+)) has translation MKLTGNLLIGAAQIAGDKGTLYAVNPATGEQLEPVYHLGGVADVERACALAEQAFDSYRATSPAERARFLETIARNIESLGDTLIERAMAETGLPRARLEGERARTCNQLRLFAQAIQSGEHNLPRIDLPMPERKPVARPDLRQRRIPLGPVAVFGASNFPLAFSVAGGDTASAFAAGCPVIVKAHSAHPGTSELVGQAIQLAVAQCGLPEGVFSLLYGSGNTLGTALVAHPVIQAVGFTGSRAGGIALMRVAQQRPQPIPFYGELSALNPVVLLPGALTDKAVELGRQFVASLTMGAGQFCTNPGLLLAIDSPALDQFIQSAKIALQESAAQTMLSPGIHNAYQHSTACIAKSKQVELVASGLVSPAPNTCQAMLYATTAQAFIADINLHEEMFGAASLLIRCRNEDEIVQVLKKMDGQLTATLHFANTERDAARRLLPVLERKAGRILANGWPTGVEVCHAMVHGGPWPATTDARTTSVGTAALERFLRPVCYQDLPDELLPAELQANNPLQVKRLIDGSIFLV, from the coding sequence ATGAAATTAACGGGAAACTTGCTTATCGGTGCTGCGCAAATTGCGGGCGACAAAGGAACTTTGTATGCCGTAAACCCGGCAACTGGCGAACAACTTGAGCCTGTTTATCATTTGGGTGGTGTGGCGGATGTTGAACGTGCCTGTGCGTTGGCAGAGCAGGCATTTGATAGTTATCGCGCAACCTCGCCTGCGGAGCGCGCCCGTTTTTTAGAGACTATCGCGCGCAATATTGAATCCCTTGGCGATACATTAATTGAACGCGCTATGGCAGAAACCGGTTTGCCGCGTGCACGTTTGGAAGGCGAGCGCGCCCGCACCTGTAATCAATTGCGTTTATTTGCGCAGGCTATCCAATCCGGTGAACACAATTTGCCGCGCATTGATTTGCCTATGCCGGAGCGCAAACCTGTGGCGCGTCCGGATTTACGTCAGCGCCGAATTCCACTTGGCCCTGTTGCAGTATTTGGTGCAAGTAATTTTCCACTCGCGTTTTCGGTGGCCGGTGGCGATACCGCCTCTGCTTTTGCGGCGGGTTGTCCGGTTATTGTAAAAGCGCACTCGGCGCATCCGGGCACATCGGAATTGGTTGGGCAAGCTATTCAACTGGCGGTAGCGCAATGCGGTTTGCCTGAAGGTGTATTTTCGTTGCTGTATGGTTCAGGTAACACATTAGGAACAGCATTGGTTGCGCATCCGGTTATTCAGGCGGTTGGATTTACCGGCTCGCGTGCCGGTGGTATTGCGCTGATGCGCGTTGCTCAGCAGCGTCCACAGCCCATTCCTTTTTATGGCGAATTAAGTGCATTGAATCCGGTGGTGTTGTTACCCGGTGCATTAACAGATAAAGCGGTGGAATTAGGCCGACAATTTGTTGCATCACTCACTATGGGAGCCGGGCAGTTTTGTACTAACCCGGGATTACTCTTGGCGATTGATTCTCCTGCGCTTGATCAATTTATCCAATCCGCAAAAATTGCGCTGCAAGAATCGGCTGCGCAAACCATGCTGAGCCCCGGCATCCATAATGCGTACCAACATTCCACTGCGTGCATTGCAAAAAGTAAACAGGTAGAACTGGTTGCCTCTGGTTTGGTTTCACCTGCCCCCAATACATGTCAGGCAATGCTCTATGCAACTACGGCGCAAGCTTTTATTGCCGATATTAATTTGCACGAAGAAATGTTCGGTGCTGCATCGCTATTAATTCGTTGCCGCAATGAAGATGAAATAGTGCAAGTGCTAAAAAAAATGGATGGACAACTCACGGCCACGCTTCATTTTGCAAACACCGAGCGTGATGCCGCGCGCAGACTTCTGCCGGTTTTGGAACGCAAAGCCGGACGTATTCTTGCCAACGGTTGGCCTACCGGTGTGGAAGTGTGTCATGCAATGGTTCATGGTGGCCCTTGGCCAGCAACAACCGATGCGCGCACTACATCGGTCGGCACTGCTGCACTGGAGCGTTTTTTGCGGCCGGTGTGTTATCAGGATTTGCCCGATGAATTATTGCCTGCAGAATTACAGGCGAATAATCCGTTGCAGGTGAAGCGTTTGATTGACGGTAGTATTTTTCTAGTGTGA
- the kdgD gene encoding 5-dehydro-4-deoxyglucarate dehydratase: MSRYTPKEFAKIVGSGLLSFPVTHFKASDHSFNEDAYRANLNWLFSHEAAAMFAAGGTGEFFSLTQKEVDRVVRAAVEETGNKMPVIAPAGGGTAVSIEYCQAAEAAGADGILLLPPYLTEAAKDGVAAHVEAICKSTKLGVIVYNRANQRLDEIELEKLAERCPNLVGYKDGLGDIELMTRIYARLGDRLTYIGGLPTAETFALPYLEMGVTTYSSAIFNFAPEFALNFYHAVRARNYEQVYKSLNEFVLPYIAIRNRKQGYAVSIVKAGMKIVGRDAGPVRTPLLDLTESEMAELAALISRIQ; encoded by the coding sequence GTGTCCCGTTATACACCTAAAGAATTCGCAAAAATTGTTGGTAGTGGCTTGTTGTCTTTTCCGGTTACCCATTTTAAAGCCAGTGACCATTCGTTCAATGAAGATGCTTATCGCGCTAACCTGAATTGGCTATTTAGCCACGAAGCAGCCGCTATGTTTGCAGCCGGAGGCACCGGTGAATTTTTTTCACTCACGCAAAAAGAAGTGGATCGCGTTGTGCGTGCAGCGGTGGAAGAAACCGGAAATAAAATGCCGGTGATTGCCCCTGCCGGTGGTGGTACAGCGGTATCAATTGAATATTGCCAAGCCGCAGAAGCTGCCGGTGCCGATGGTATTTTATTGCTGCCGCCTTATTTAACCGAAGCGGCAAAAGACGGTGTGGCTGCGCATGTAGAAGCTATTTGTAAATCCACCAAACTGGGTGTGATTGTGTATAACCGTGCAAACCAACGTCTGGATGAAATCGAGCTGGAAAAACTGGCGGAGCGCTGCCCCAATCTGGTGGGTTATAAAGACGGTTTGGGCGATATTGAATTAATGACTCGCATCTACGCCCGCTTAGGTGATCGCTTGACTTACATTGGCGGGCTGCCGACAGCAGAAACATTTGCATTACCTTATTTGGAAATGGGCGTGACTACGTATTCGTCGGCCATTTTTAATTTTGCGCCGGAATTTGCGCTGAATTTTTATCATGCCGTGCGCGCGCGCAATTATGAGCAGGTGTATAAATCGCTCAATGAATTTGTGTTGCCGTATATTGCGATCCGCAATCGCAAACAGGGTTATGCTGTGTCAATTGTAAAAGCAGGTATGAAAATTGTGGGGCGCGATGCCGGCCCTGTGCGCACACCTTTGCTGGATTTGACCGAGAGTGAAATGGCTGAACTTGCCGCGTTAATTTCACGCATCCAATAA
- the garD gene encoding galactarate dehydratase — protein MSQAVIKMHPADNVAVVVSEGGLAAGTEVAGGVILRENIPQAHKVALKNFAQGDAVIRYNVTIGYAKDNIAAGSWVNENVLIMPNALGLENLPISTRIGTAGEPLDNFTFQGYRNADGSVGTRNILAITQTVQCVAGVVDYAVKIIREQLLPKYPNVDGVIGLSHSYGCGVAIDAPAAPIPIRTIRNISLNPNFGGEIMVISLGCEKLQPSRLMPAGSIPATVVDGPQVVCLQDEEHVGFMSMINSILRQAEFHLERLNKRTRETCPASALVVGMQCGGSDAFSGITANPALGYAADLLVRAGATVMFSENTEVRDGVDQLTARAATPQVAADIIKEMQWYDNYLAAGMVDRSANTTPGNKKGGLSNIVEKAMGSIVKSGSSPIVGVVSPGERLRDRGITRGLVYNSTPASDFICGTLQLAAGMNLHIFTTGRGTPYGLAECPVIKVATRTDLARRWHDLMDVNAGRIADGEKTIEEMGWEIFQLMLDVASGKKTWAEHWKLYNSLVLFNPAPVT, from the coding sequence ATGTCCCAAGCGGTTATCAAAATGCATCCGGCCGATAACGTTGCTGTCGTTGTCAGCGAGGGTGGGTTAGCGGCGGGAACAGAAGTGGCAGGCGGTGTGATACTGCGTGAAAATATTCCGCAAGCACATAAAGTGGCGTTGAAAAATTTCGCGCAGGGCGATGCGGTGATCCGCTACAACGTTACCATCGGTTATGCCAAAGACAATATCGCCGCTGGCAGTTGGGTAAATGAAAATGTATTGATAATGCCCAATGCGTTAGGGTTGGAAAATTTACCTATCAGTACGCGTATTGGCACTGCAGGCGAGCCGCTGGATAATTTTACGTTTCAAGGCTATCGCAATGCCGATGGCAGTGTGGGTACGCGCAATATTTTAGCCATCACCCAAACCGTGCAGTGTGTAGCGGGTGTGGTGGATTACGCGGTAAAGATTATTCGCGAACAATTATTGCCAAAATATCCGAATGTGGATGGCGTAATTGGTTTGTCGCACAGCTACGGTTGTGGTGTGGCGATAGATGCACCGGCAGCGCCAATTCCCATTCGCACTATTCGCAATATTTCGCTCAACCCGAATTTTGGTGGCGAAATAATGGTGATCAGTTTGGGTTGTGAAAAATTACAGCCATCGCGGTTAATGCCCGCCGGATCAATTCCTGCAACCGTTGTTGATGGCCCGCAGGTCGTGTGTTTGCAAGATGAAGAACATGTGGGTTTTATGAGCATGATCAATTCCATTTTGCGGCAGGCGGAATTTCATCTGGAGCGATTAAATAAACGCACACGCGAAACCTGTCCGGCCTCAGCCTTGGTGGTGGGCATGCAATGCGGCGGCAGCGATGCGTTTTCCGGCATCACTGCCAACCCTGCGCTGGGTTACGCAGCCGATTTATTGGTGCGCGCCGGTGCAACAGTTATGTTTTCAGAAAATACCGAAGTGCGCGATGGTGTAGACCAATTGACTGCGCGCGCAGCAACGCCGCAAGTGGCCGCCGATATTATTAAAGAAATGCAGTGGTACGATAATTATCTCGCGGCGGGTATGGTTGACCGCAGTGCGAATACTACGCCCGGAAATAAAAAAGGTGGTTTATCGAATATTGTTGAAAAAGCCATGGGCTCAATTGTGAAATCCGGATCATCGCCCATTGTGGGTGTGGTGTCGCCGGGTGAGCGTTTGCGCGATCGCGGTATTACCCGTGGTTTGGTTTATAACTCCACACCCGCGAGCGATTTTATTTGCGGCACTTTGCAATTGGCGGCGGGAATGAATTTGCATATTTTCACCACTGGCCGCGGTACGCCTTATGGGTTGGCAGAGTGCCCAGTGATTAAAGTAGCAACGCGAACAGATCTGGCGCGCCGCTGGCACGATCTTATGGATGTGAATGCCGGGCGTATTGCCGATGGTGAAAAAACCATTGAAGAAATGGGCTGGGAAATTTTCCAGTTAATGCTCGATGTTGCCAGCGGCAAAAAAACCTGGGCCGAACATTGGAAATTGTATAACTCACTGGTGTTGTTTAATCCTGCACCGGTCACCTGA
- a CDS encoding MFS transporter — MANAPANGAPDINQSGSHLSANQGVISTATATRARWGILAMLFIATTINYADRATISIAGSDIASDLGLSPIEMGYIFSAFAWSYVLAQIPGGWLLDKFGSRLTYFASIFLWSTFTLLQGFVGFLTGGAAFIMLIVLRLLVGAAEAPAFPGNSRITSAWFPTHERGLAASIFNSAQYFATVAFAPLMGWMVHSYGWQSIFFFMGALGIVLAGIWLKTIFSPKQHPRVNASELRYIEEGGALVDLDNSTQQNQRVDTFKCIKELLASRMLLGVYIGQYCINSLTYFFLTWFPVYLVQERGMSILQAGFLASLPAIAGFLGGVSGGWLSDRLTKKGYSLTFARKLPIVVGMLMSTSMIACNYVDTDTLVIAIMSLAYFGKGVGALGWAVVADTSPKEAGGLSGGLFNTFGNSAGIVTPIVIGYIVHSTGSFAGALAYVGAHAVVAIVSYLCVVGEIKRITLSDSVSAPAAQ; from the coding sequence ATGGCCAATGCACCAGCAAACGGCGCACCCGACATAAACCAAAGCGGTAGCCATCTATCCGCTAATCAGGGGGTTATCAGTACAGCGACTGCAACGCGTGCCCGTTGGGGAATTTTGGCGATGCTATTCATCGCCACCACTATCAACTATGCCGACCGCGCGACAATTTCTATCGCCGGATCTGATATCGCCAGCGATCTTGGTTTATCGCCTATTGAGATGGGTTATATTTTTTCTGCGTTTGCCTGGAGTTATGTGTTGGCGCAAATTCCCGGCGGTTGGTTGCTGGATAAATTTGGTTCCCGGTTGACCTATTTTGCGAGTATTTTTTTATGGTCCACTTTTACCCTGCTGCAAGGGTTTGTGGGTTTTTTAACGGGCGGTGCCGCATTCATTATGCTGATTGTGTTGCGCTTGTTGGTCGGTGCAGCAGAAGCGCCTGCCTTTCCCGGTAATAGCCGTATTACCTCGGCGTGGTTTCCCACCCATGAGCGCGGGCTGGCAGCATCTATTTTTAATTCGGCGCAGTATTTTGCAACCGTTGCCTTCGCGCCCTTAATGGGCTGGATGGTGCACAGTTACGGCTGGCAAAGTATTTTCTTTTTTATGGGCGCACTGGGAATTGTATTGGCCGGTATCTGGTTAAAAACGATTTTCTCACCCAAACAACACCCGCGCGTCAATGCCAGCGAATTGCGTTACATAGAAGAAGGTGGTGCGCTGGTTGACCTTGATAATTCCACGCAACAAAACCAGCGTGTTGATACCTTCAAGTGCATTAAAGAATTGCTTGCCTCGCGCATGTTGCTCGGTGTGTATATCGGGCAGTACTGTATTAATTCGCTCACCTATTTTTTTCTCACCTGGTTTCCGGTGTATTTGGTGCAAGAGCGCGGCATGAGTATTTTGCAGGCGGGTTTTTTGGCATCGCTTCCGGCGATTGCCGGATTTTTGGGTGGTGTGTCTGGCGGCTGGCTTTCTGATCGCCTGACCAAAAAAGGTTACTCTCTCACCTTTGCGCGAAAATTGCCGATTGTGGTGGGCATGTTAATGTCCACCAGCATGATTGCGTGCAATTACGTGGATACCGATACGCTGGTGATTGCGATTATGTCGCTCGCCTATTTCGGCAAGGGTGTAGGTGCGCTGGGCTGGGCGGTTGTAGCGGATACATCGCCAAAAGAGGCGGGCGGTTTGTCGGGCGGATTATTCAATACCTTTGGTAATAGCGCCGGCATAGTCACGCCAATTGTGATTGGTTACATAGTGCATAGCACCGGTTCATTTGCGGGTGCGCTCGCTTATGTGGGGGCGCATGCGGTTGTGGCGATTGTCAGTTATTTGTGTGTTGTCGGTGAGATTAAACGCATCACCCTGAGCGATTCAGTGAGTGCACCTGCGGCACAATAA
- a CDS encoding lactonase family protein, whose product MASATTTSATIASATTAVYIANSDSHSLSVFWLDEQTGKAALQQTLAVRGAVMPLRLSHNKRLLYAAIRSEPYRVAVFDIDPHTGYLTARTSIPLPDSMANIDLDRAGRYLLSASYGGNSISIQPLDSEGIPAAQAQVIKTGAHPHQITADPENQFIYVSLLGENRLDYFRLGDETPHTTALELPAGSGPRHFVFSKQKKRVYVLSELSAQVQVAARDPSTGVLRLRESHSLLPAGNAPWAADIHLTPDEHFLYVSERNSNSLFGFRVDQQSGRLRALGKWTTEHQPRAFTISESGRYLLVVGQKSHHLQVFAINPATGALTVTERKATGNNPSWVETLALKARSNKPEVQNE is encoded by the coding sequence ATGGCCTCAGCAACAACAACCTCAGCAACAATAGCCTCTGCAACAACAGCGGTTTATATCGCCAACAGCGATTCGCACAGTCTGTCTGTATTTTGGTTGGATGAACAAACCGGCAAAGCTGCATTGCAACAAACCCTTGCGGTGCGCGGTGCAGTCATGCCGCTGCGTTTATCGCACAACAAGCGGCTGCTTTATGCCGCGATCCGCTCGGAGCCTTATCGCGTGGCGGTGTTTGATATTGATCCGCACACGGGTTATTTAACTGCGCGAACATCAATCCCTTTGCCCGATAGCATGGCCAATATCGATCTTGATCGCGCGGGGCGCTATTTATTGTCGGCTTCCTATGGAGGCAATAGCATTAGCATCCAGCCATTGGATTCCGAGGGAATTCCTGCGGCGCAAGCGCAGGTAATTAAGACAGGTGCGCACCCGCACCAAATAACCGCGGACCCTGAAAATCAATTTATTTATGTGTCGTTACTCGGTGAAAACCGCTTGGATTATTTTCGGCTGGGTGATGAGACTCCACATACAACAGCGCTTGAGTTACCGGCAGGTTCCGGGCCGCGCCATTTTGTTTTTTCCAAACAAAAAAAGCGCGTTTATGTACTCAGTGAATTAAGTGCGCAAGTGCAAGTTGCTGCGCGCGACCCTTCAACGGGAGTGTTGAGGTTGCGCGAATCGCATTCGCTTTTGCCAGCAGGGAATGCGCCTTGGGCGGCCGATATTCATTTAACGCCGGATGAACATTTTTTGTATGTATCGGAGCGCAACAGCAATAGCCTATTTGGTTTCAGGGTGGATCAGCAATCGGGGCGCTTGCGCGCGCTGGGTAAATGGACAACCGAACATCAGCCGCGCGCGTTTACAATTTCTGAGAGCGGGCGTTATCTGTTAGTGGTTGGGCAAAAATCCCATCACCTGCAGGTGTTTGCGATAAATCCTGCAACGGGTGCGCTGACCGTAACAGAGCGCAAGGCAACCGGTAATAATCCTTCCTGGGTGGAAACGCTTGCATTGAAAGCGCGCAGCAATAAACCGGAAGTACAGAATGAGTGA
- a CDS encoding glycoside hydrolase family 28 protein, translating to MLSTTLFPSLRKISICLLLMHCVVLSSAQASTHFYKKSDWKQMDVILKKIESPKIPENTFVITDFGAKSDGASDARPAIQKAIAAAVAAGGGKVIIPAGKWLSNGPVHLQSFINLHVAEGATLLFSAAAKDYLPAVFTRWEGTEIYGYSPLVYANNVTDVAITGTGTIDGNANSEFHAWHTQQADDIAALRKMGFDGVPLEKRQFAEGHFLRPSLIQIVNAKRVLLEGYTAINSPFWVNHLVYTDHAQMRKVKVNSMFPNNDGIDIDSGRWVVIEDNHFRTGDDSVVIKSGRDLDGRTIGRPSENVVVRNNILDGEDGVGLGSEMSGGIKNVFFTDNTYLKGTSVFRLKANLDRGGSVEHVRIRNTKIGEAKYLFWFDLSYVAGYLGGNFPSKYHDIVFENIVAEKVDTFFISHAPQVQPLENVLFKNIQVKSAKQFMDFTNLKNVTFTDLQINGQTLSAHFE from the coding sequence ATGTTATCAACCACTCTATTCCCCAGTCTGCGAAAAATCAGCATCTGCTTATTGTTGATGCACTGTGTTGTGCTATCCAGCGCTCAAGCCTCGACGCATTTTTATAAGAAGTCGGATTGGAAACAAATGGATGTCATTCTTAAAAAAATTGAATCACCAAAGATTCCCGAGAATACTTTTGTGATTACCGACTTTGGTGCAAAAAGCGATGGCGCAAGCGATGCCCGTCCTGCGATTCAAAAAGCGATTGCCGCTGCTGTTGCCGCTGGTGGTGGTAAAGTGATTATCCCTGCCGGTAAGTGGTTGTCCAACGGGCCTGTGCATTTGCAGAGTTTTATTAATTTACATGTAGCAGAAGGCGCAACCCTGTTATTCAGTGCAGCGGCAAAAGATTACTTGCCTGCGGTATTTACCCGCTGGGAAGGCACAGAAATTTACGGTTATTCACCGCTGGTGTATGCCAATAATGTTACCGATGTTGCTATCACCGGTACCGGCACGATTGACGGTAATGCCAACAGTGAATTCCATGCGTGGCATACACAACAAGCCGATGATATTGCGGCGCTGCGTAAAATGGGTTTTGACGGTGTGCCACTGGAAAAACGTCAATTCGCTGAAGGGCATTTTTTGCGTCCATCGCTGATCCAGATTGTGAATGCAAAACGGGTGTTGCTTGAAGGCTACACTGCGATCAACTCCCCTTTCTGGGTTAATCATTTGGTGTACACCGACCACGCACAAATGCGCAAAGTCAAAGTAAATAGCATGTTCCCGAACAACGACGGTATTGATATTGATTCGGGCCGCTGGGTGGTGATTGAAGATAACCATTTCCGCACCGGTGATGATTCGGTCGTGATTAAATCCGGCCGCGATCTGGATGGCCGCACCATTGGTCGCCCCAGTGAAAATGTGGTGGTGAGAAATAATATTCTCGATGGTGAAGACGGTGTGGGCCTGGGCAGTGAAATGTCAGGCGGGATTAAAAATGTCTTTTTCACCGATAACACTTATTTAAAAGGCACATCGGTTTTCCGTTTAAAAGCAAATCTTGATCGCGGTGGCAGTGTGGAGCATGTGCGCATCCGCAACACGAAAATTGGTGAAGCCAAATATTTATTCTGGTTTGACTTGAGTTATGTGGCGGGTTATCTGGGCGGAAATTTTCCATCCAAATATCACGATATTGTGTTTGAAAATATTGTGGCAGAAAAAGTGGATACTTTTTTTATCAGCCACGCCCCGCAAGTGCAGCCATTGGAAAATGTATTGTTTAAAAATATCCAGGTGAAATCTGCCAAACAGTTTATGGATTTTACCAACCTGAAAAATGTGACCTTTACCGACTTGCAAATCAATGGACAAACATTGTCGGCGCATTTTGAATAA
- a CDS encoding glycoside hydrolase family 105 protein, with amino-acid sequence MKKIFLLVSSLIFGAALSVSCAAQAEQTPLATTELMANSIMQRHPEAWTMREFKQLTEPEWGYPYSLVLYGFQKLYAQTGNEKYLAYGKTFVDQLIDKNGKIHGYSQTEFNIDSINPGKLLFLLYEKYKDPRYLTAMQSLRVQLQWQPRTTGGGFWHKNIYPWQMWLDGLYMGAPYYAQFAQVHKESSASFDDIAHQFLLIESKTRDAKTGLLFHAWDESHLQKWANKETGLSPHFWSRSMGWYAMALVDTLDYFPKNHPKRKDLIRLLNELSEALLKVQHPSHLWYQVTDQGDRYGNYLETSGSAMFAYAFAKGYNKHYLPEKYKGIARNIFDGIVKNHTELDSQGMLHLKDTCGSAGLGNEPYRTGTFEYYVSEAIRTDDPHGLGPFILAGVEIAQFK; translated from the coding sequence ATGAAAAAAATATTTCTGTTGGTATCTTCTCTTATTTTTGGGGCTGCACTTAGCGTGAGCTGCGCAGCACAGGCAGAACAAACGCCGTTGGCGACTACCGAGCTAATGGCTAACTCCATTATGCAGCGCCACCCCGAAGCCTGGACCATGCGTGAGTTCAAGCAGTTAACTGAGCCTGAGTGGGGCTATCCTTATTCACTGGTGTTGTACGGTTTTCAAAAACTCTATGCACAAACCGGCAATGAAAAATATCTCGCCTACGGTAAAACGTTTGTCGATCAACTCATCGATAAAAACGGCAAAATTCACGGTTACTCCCAGACGGAATTTAATATTGATTCCATCAATCCCGGCAAACTTTTATTTTTACTCTATGAAAAATATAAAGACCCGCGCTATTTAACGGCTATGCAAAGTTTGCGTGTGCAATTGCAATGGCAGCCGCGCACTACCGGCGGCGGTTTCTGGCACAAAAATATTTACCCTTGGCAAATGTGGTTGGACGGCTTGTATATGGGCGCGCCCTACTACGCGCAATTTGCACAAGTGCACAAAGAATCCAGCGCATCGTTTGATGATATTGCGCACCAGTTTTTGCTGATTGAAAGCAAAACCCGCGATGCCAAAACCGGATTGCTGTTTCACGCCTGGGATGAAAGTCACTTACAAAAATGGGCGAATAAAGAAACAGGTTTATCGCCGCACTTCTGGTCGCGCTCTATGGGTTGGTATGCCATGGCGTTAGTCGATACGCTTGATTACTTCCCCAAAAATCATCCCAAGCGCAAAGACTTGATCCGGTTGTTAAACGAATTGTCGGAAGCTTTATTAAAAGTGCAGCACCCAAGTCATCTCTGGTATCAGGTGACAGATCAGGGTGATCGCTATGGTAATTATTTGGAGACCTCCGGTAGCGCCATGTTTGCCTATGCCTTTGCCAAGGGTTACAACAAACATTATTTACCGGAAAAATATAAAGGTATCGCACGTAATATTTTTGATGGGATCGTAAAAAATCATACTGAATTGGATAGTCAGGGCATGCTGCATTTAAAAGATACCTGCGGTAGCGCAGGCCTGGGCAATGAACCCTATAGAACGGGCACCTTTGAGTATTATGTCAGTGAAGCCATCCGCACCGATGACCCTCATGGGTTGGGGCCATTTATTTTGGCTGGTGTCGAAATTGCGCAATTTAAATAA